The Pseudorasbora parva isolate DD20220531a chromosome 19, ASM2467924v1, whole genome shotgun sequence genomic sequence acccagtgtttgggtagtttttgtgttactcagatcctgggtcagacgtgacaacccagtgtttgggtagttgtgttactcagatcctgggtcagacgtaacaacccagtgtttgggtagtttttgtgttactctgatcctgggtcagacgtaacaacccagtgtttgggtagtttttgtgttactcagatcctgggtcagacgtgacaacccagtgtttgggtagtttttgtgttactcagatcctgggtcagacgtgacaacccagtgtttgggtagttgtgttactcagatcctgggtcagacgtaacaacccagtgtttgggtagtttttgtgttactctgatcctgggtcagacgtaacaacccagtgtttgggtagtttttgtgttactctgatcctgggtcagacgtaacaacccagtgttttgatcaatgtaatgcatccttattggataaatgcattaatttaaacaaaaaaaatcatactgaccccaaacttttgaatggtagtgtaaaaTGCTACAAATTTCtattaaaaaatgatatatGACGATATTTACCCCAGTGTCCAAACACTGTTTTTCTGCTGTGAATGACACGACAGTGATAAGGTCCAATGTTATAACTGTCGATCTTCACACTGGTTCTCATCTGGAaggtttgatcatcatttggTCTGATTTCAGAAGATGTTTGATCCTCAGGTTCAGTGTCATATAATGCATATATTGTAATGAACTCCATCTGAATATCTCTGGGGTAGAAACCAGTGGCCAGACACGTCAGAACCAGCTTATTCTGATCATCAGGAGCTTTCCTGGCAAACATGTCAACATCTGGAGAACCTGGAGATGAAAATAATAATGCAATTAACAAACAATTATTTACATAAAATTTAGTTCTGTGAAAATGTGTTCttcatacactatattgccaaaagttttgggacgcctgcctttacatgcagatgaactttaatgccatcccattgttaatctgtagggtttaatatggagtcgacCCACCGTTTGCAGCTCTTcggggaaggctttcctcaaggtttaggagtgtgtttatgaggatttttgaccattcttctagaagctcatttgtgaggtcaggcactgatgttggacgagaaggcctggctctcagtctccgctctaattcatcccaaagctgttctatcgggttgagctcaggactctgtgcaggccagtcaagttcctccacaccaaactcctcatccatgtctttatggaccgacactttgtgcactggagcgcagttatactgggacaggaaggggctttccccaaactgttcccacaaagttggggagcatgaaattgtccaaaacgtcttggtatgctgaagcattaagagttcctttcactggaactaagaggcaaagcctgaaaaacaaccccaccccataatccccttccaccaaactttacacttggcacactgcagtcaggcaagtcctgtATTCCTGgcgaccgccaaacccagactcgtccattggattgtcagactgaagcgtgattggttgctcagagaacacgtctcactgctctggagtccagtggcggctgctttactccactgcatcccacgctttgcattgctcttggtgatgtaaggcttggatgagctgctcggccatagaaacccattccatgaagctctctacgctgttcttgagctcatctgaaggccacagaggTTTCTTGAGGCATGCCTAGAGCtggatttatacacctgtggccatgaagagattgaacacctgaactcagggatGTGGAGGGgcggcccaatacttttggcaatagagtgtgtatatgtatatatatgagGCTTTCACACTTTAGACCAAATTAAAATAGTTTCATTATGTGAAGGGCAGCTTATTAGGAGATCCGTACAGTGGGCAGACAGCAGACTGGGCCAGAGCGAAGAATCCAACACGGACAGAGAAAGATTGAGCAGAGAACTGAAGCAAACCAGGACTAGACTAGACTAGATTGTACATGGAGAGGaaaatcaaacacacactcataggcagcacacacacatacaattaAAAGGAGAGGAAGAAGAGATCAAACCAGATGATTTTTAAATCATCAGTATGTGTTATCAATCACCTCAAGACACAcactttattaatttaaatgaggAAATTAGAGCTCACTCATGATAGTGTTTTTAAACGTTGAGATCCAGTCGGTGCAGTTCACGAGGAAACGTTTGAGGAACTGGTTTCGTCCAGTTTGACGATCCCATTCCTCTTTGGTTCTTTTGGCTTTGGGGCTTTTATCAATCCACTGCTCAGTGTCAGAATTAAAGGATATAAGATCCTCTCCATCAAATCCATATTCATCAAAGACAGTCAGATTCACTGATCCATCAGGAAGTTTCTCCAGTTCACAGCCAATTATTCTCTGAAGAACATGAAGCTCTACAATCACAGAACAACACTCATGAGAAACGTACAGTAAAtataatggccctcatttatcaatctgcgtagaaactggtgtatatattggcgtaagattatgcttacactcctctcaccgcctgatttatgaagctgtgcgcacctctgcaatccaggtgtacgcaatacctgccattgataaatcccgcggctgaaaacgatcgtcattagaataacacgcccctatatattcaagtctccgcctcccccacgcccttattttacgccatggacaaacagaagacggcaaagaagcgaaacttctccgatgtggagatcgggcgcgctcatcatctcactagtccactagtcagggcactgattaggacataagtcaatgggctgatccctgatcagtgctctgactactgaactagtgagatgattgagacgcgtccatcgagaccatcaccagggaagtggaaaaaacgaaattgttttatttgggagtttaaagagtgggattaaatgcacccacaaaaacaaaatatggacccaaattacgagtactgttaatagtgtggaggttgtgaagcgcactccagcagtttaatgagaaattaccatcacaatgcattattttacagaacatgttttgaaaaaattagcatttaatttcgtatcacggcacatgtattggggtgtacaatgatgtgatgtggagtagcctaccattcattcacattaataattgcatgacaatttgtaagattctttttattattattattatgatttttattattaatgacgcttattgttatttagaagaagaatgcccttattatttattttattattattattatttaaaagtagaagaatgtaatttttattattttgtcagtctgaattactCAGTCCCAgacagtccgtgcgcagctgccagGCAGGctcaactggaggaatacatgcctCAAATGCGTTGGTAGCCTATAGtgacacaaattaaacattgaagtctacgttgcacaaaaataaacacagaagtttataattactatgttgttgtttttttacagtgggtcataatatagcatatctttgtaagtgcgttttgtggtgttaggaatagtTTTTTCtgggcattttcccactaactcaaacgtgtgtacaccacctcctgagctggcggagGATtggagcgtgccgtacgccaacgtccatattgataaatctcaaagtcaccgtgggtttgggtgtacgcaaggtgtacgctggaaatttggtgtacgcacttttgataaatgagggccaatatgtgctcattaataaGAGTAAAGCATGAATCTCACCAGAACACTGTGAGTCTGTGCAGTCTGACAGAGTCCTGATCTGATGAATGAACCAGTCTCTGTGATCAGGAGGATCTGGAGGAGCTTTAGTCCAGTCTTCAGCCCCAATCCAGACTCTTTCTTCATCACTGAAGTGTGAGATCCGTCTGtcgtcacacacactcacagcactgAACTCTGGGAATGTGTCTGCTTTTGAAATGACTGTAAACTTGTAATGGAGGAAGTGTTTCTCTGAGGAGGAAACACAAACAACTATGAAAACACGACACACaaagtgtacacacacacaaaaaaagtgtcTACATAAAAAGTGCTGTCAGAAAGTATGTAGGGTGaccatacactctaaaaaatcaTTCAGACATGATTTCCTCAGTcattaaaaatgtgattttactgtctgtctg encodes the following:
- the LOC137048186 gene encoding patr class I histocompatibility antigen, B-2 alpha chain-like — translated: MGKMVQTLSFKNMLFTGVVMVLTLFPSDAHQEKHFLHYKFTVISKADTFPEFSAVSVCDDRRISHFSDEERVWIGAEDWTKAPPDPPDHRDWFIHQIRTLSDCTDSQCSELHVLQRIIGCELEKLPDGSVNLTVFDEYGFDGEDLISFNSDTEQWIDKSPKAKRTKEEWDRQTGRNQFLKRFLVNCTDWISTFKNTIMSSPDVDMFARKAPDDQNKLVLTCLATGFYPRDIQMEFITIYALYDTEPEDQTSSEIRPNDDQTFQMRTSVKIDSYNIGPYHCRVIHSRKTVFGHWDAPWICTLYPRPKLDAVMDTATAVLLAFALGGIACFICCCFCCINKKRRSDARRQMTNEEIINTTAVAYKPLDNTQANGHDESGNAVNHPGF